A window of the Chloroflexus sp. Y-396-1 genome harbors these coding sequences:
- a CDS encoding aspartate aminotransferase family protein yields the protein MSTITNNRHQALSDNVWLHFFQMGHFSSTNARPTILVRGEGSRVWDQDGNEYIDGLSGLFTVNVGYGRREIIEAISAQLSEIAYVSPFSFPSLPLIDLSARLAAISPTGPRSRVFLTTGGSDAVETALKIAKVYQRRRGFADRTKIIARRVSYHGTSMGALSVNGVTSIRNGFGPLVPGARHVPLPYRFRCDYCAEHSACQGVCVDEVERLIEFEGPETIAAIIMEPVQNSGGAIVSPPGYLQRIRQICDHYGIVMIIDEVICGFGRVGDWFGSTAMGVSPDIITCAKGITSGYAPLGAAIVRNTIADVFVSENDADKFMHGITFGGHVASCAAALANLAIIEREHLLERAREMGAYLMRELIAAVGNHPNVGEVRGMGMFMAVELVRDRVTRESLEEERLMGWLSDQLKQRGLICRADDRLEPVIQLAPPLILTKDEADRCVRIVAEAIHALGRRVGSTPTVIALGAAPLPLEKTTAAAAD from the coding sequence ATGAGTACCATCACAAACAATCGACATCAGGCCCTCAGCGATAACGTTTGGCTGCACTTTTTCCAAATGGGCCACTTTTCCAGTACCAACGCGCGGCCCACGATACTGGTGCGAGGTGAAGGGTCGCGCGTATGGGATCAAGACGGTAATGAGTATATCGACGGTCTCTCTGGTTTATTCACGGTAAATGTCGGTTATGGTCGTCGCGAGATCATCGAGGCGATCAGTGCACAACTGAGTGAAATCGCTTACGTCAGTCCTTTTAGCTTCCCTAGTCTTCCGCTCATTGATCTGTCTGCCCGCCTGGCAGCGATCAGTCCTACCGGCCCACGGTCACGAGTGTTCCTGACCACCGGCGGTTCCGATGCCGTCGAGACGGCGCTGAAAATAGCGAAGGTGTACCAGCGTCGCCGTGGCTTCGCCGACCGGACGAAGATTATTGCCCGCCGTGTCAGTTATCACGGTACCTCGATGGGTGCCCTCTCGGTTAATGGTGTGACCTCGATCCGCAACGGTTTTGGTCCACTCGTGCCCGGTGCACGCCATGTCCCGCTACCGTATCGCTTCCGCTGCGACTATTGTGCGGAACATAGTGCTTGCCAGGGTGTTTGCGTTGATGAGGTGGAACGCCTGATCGAGTTTGAAGGTCCCGAAACAATTGCCGCTATTATTATGGAACCGGTCCAAAACAGTGGTGGTGCAATTGTTTCACCTCCGGGCTACCTGCAACGTATTCGCCAGATCTGTGATCACTACGGTATCGTGATGATCATTGACGAGGTGATCTGCGGCTTTGGCCGGGTCGGTGACTGGTTTGGTTCGACTGCGATGGGTGTAAGCCCCGACATCATCACCTGCGCAAAAGGGATTACCAGTGGTTACGCGCCACTCGGAGCGGCTATTGTACGCAATACGATTGCCGATGTTTTCGTTTCTGAAAACGATGCCGATAAGTTCATGCACGGCATCACCTTTGGCGGACACGTTGCCAGTTGTGCAGCGGCGTTAGCCAATCTGGCGATTATCGAGCGAGAACATCTGCTTGAGCGTGCACGTGAGATGGGGGCTTACTTGATGCGCGAGTTGATCGCTGCCGTTGGTAATCATCCCAATGTCGGTGAGGTGCGTGGGATGGGGATGTTTATGGCGGTTGAGCTGGTTCGCGACCGGGTCACACGCGAGTCGTTGGAGGAAGAGCGTTTAATGGGCTGGTTGAGTGATCAGTTGAAGCAGCGCGGCCTGATCTGTCGAGCGGATGATCGGCTTGAACCGGTGATCCAGCTAGCCCCGCCATTGATCCTTACCAAAGATGAGGCTGATCGTTGCGTAAGGATCGTAGCAGAAGCCATCCATGCCCTCGGCCGACGAGTAGGTAGCACGCCAACAGTGATCGCTCTTGGCGCTGCTCCCCTTCCTCTGGAAAAGACTACTGCGGCGGCGGCTGATTAA
- a CDS encoding methyltransferase domain-containing protein, whose amino-acid sequence MSQRIEIVVPAGLEAIARTEMQRITGLRLDPVFEDGVIRATIHSSLQALFQLRCVTSIYVVRRFAIPRPRALLGDEHLRAVLATIEMVRRLHPAGTFRTLFLSAAGAESSVLQRFKQELCTRLGLVPGEEDGDLLIRLRPAPDRDGWEVLVRLTPRPLATRQWRVCNREGALSGPVAYAMAVLSKPRDNDRVLNVGCGSGSLMIERLFAGSAARVIGCDTDSEALACAQQNLAAAGFSKRVELYDWDACSLPLPSASIDVVLADLPFGHLVGSHATNLMLYPALLAEAARVTRPGGRAVLISHEVRLMERSLAELPVWCVEQQLRVNLRGLYPRIFVLRRSSS is encoded by the coding sequence ATGTCTCAGCGCATTGAAATTGTCGTACCTGCTGGGCTTGAAGCAATAGCCCGTACAGAAATGCAGCGGATTACCGGATTACGGCTCGATCCGGTTTTTGAGGACGGAGTTATTCGTGCCACAATACACAGTTCGTTACAGGCACTTTTTCAGCTACGGTGCGTCACATCGATTTATGTAGTACGTCGCTTCGCAATCCCCCGCCCACGCGCACTGCTTGGTGACGAGCACTTGCGAGCTGTCTTAGCTACCATCGAGATGGTGCGTCGGCTGCATCCTGCTGGTACCTTTCGGACTCTGTTTCTCAGTGCAGCCGGTGCTGAGAGTAGTGTGTTACAGCGTTTTAAACAGGAACTCTGTACCCGGCTTGGCCTTGTGCCTGGTGAGGAAGATGGGGATTTGCTGATCCGGTTACGGCCAGCGCCTGATCGCGATGGATGGGAGGTATTAGTTCGCCTCACACCCAGGCCATTGGCGACCCGCCAGTGGCGCGTGTGCAACCGCGAAGGAGCGCTCAGTGGACCGGTTGCTTATGCAATGGCGGTGTTAAGTAAGCCGCGAGATAACGATCGGGTTCTCAATGTAGGATGCGGATCGGGATCGCTGATGATCGAGCGGTTATTCGCCGGATCGGCGGCGCGAGTTATTGGTTGCGATACCGATTCGGAAGCGCTAGCCTGTGCGCAGCAGAACCTGGCTGCTGCCGGTTTCAGCAAGCGGGTCGAGCTATACGATTGGGATGCTTGCTCCCTGCCGCTACCTTCGGCGAGCATCGATGTCGTGCTAGCCGATCTTCCCTTTGGTCATCTGGTTGGTTCACATGCGACTAATCTGATGCTCTACCCGGCACTCCTGGCAGAAGCAGCTCGCGTGACACGTCCTGGTGGGCGGGCGGTGCTGATCAGTCACGAAGTACGATTGATGGAACGTTCGTTAGCTGAACTCCCCGTATGGTGCGTCGAACAGCAACTGCGCGTTAATCTCCGTGGGCTTTACCCGCGCATCTTTGTGTTACGACGCAGCTCATCGTAA
- the hisA gene encoding 1-(5-phosphoribosyl)-5-[(5-phosphoribosylamino)methylideneamino]imidazole-4-carboxamide isomerase gives MEIIPAIDIKDGRCVRLYQGDFEQMTIYADDPVAVARHWEAQGAGRLHLVDLDGARTGRPQNVDIILAITQAVQIPVQLGGGLRREADVEAALALGIERVIIGTAAIVETELVARLLNRFGEQIVIGIDARNGLVATDGWTVTSTVKATALAEQMANLGARRIIYTDISRDGALSGPNFTALAELISPTGPAIIASGGIASLEHVRRLAQLGVEGAIIGKALYVGTVKLPEAIAIAQTMTV, from the coding sequence ATGGAGATTATTCCTGCTATTGATATTAAAGATGGTCGCTGTGTCAGATTGTATCAGGGTGATTTCGAGCAGATGACTATTTATGCCGACGATCCGGTTGCGGTGGCCCGTCATTGGGAAGCGCAAGGCGCTGGTCGGTTACATCTAGTCGATCTCGACGGCGCCCGCACCGGTCGCCCCCAGAACGTAGACATCATCCTCGCCATTACCCAGGCCGTGCAGATTCCAGTACAGCTTGGGGGTGGCTTGCGCCGCGAGGCAGATGTTGAAGCGGCGCTCGCGTTGGGTATCGAACGAGTCATCATCGGCACTGCGGCCATTGTCGAGACTGAACTGGTTGCCCGTTTGCTCAACCGCTTCGGCGAACAGATCGTGATCGGGATTGATGCCCGCAACGGCCTAGTTGCGACCGATGGTTGGACGGTTACGTCAACGGTGAAGGCGACCGCGCTGGCCGAACAGATGGCTAACCTTGGGGCTCGCCGGATCATTTATACTGACATCAGCCGCGATGGTGCACTCAGTGGGCCAAATTTTACCGCCCTGGCCGAGCTGATCTCTCCCACCGGCCCGGCAATTATTGCCAGCGGCGGCATCGCCAGCCTCGAGCATGTGCGTCGCCTTGCGCAACTTGGCGTTGAAGGGGCTATCATTGGGAAAGCGCTCTATGTCGGTACGGTGAAATTACCTGAAGCGATTGCCATTGCCCAGACAATGACCGTTTAG
- the hisH gene encoding imidazole glycerol phosphate synthase subunit HisH, whose amino-acid sequence MIAVINYGAGNLPNVVRALQRVGASLTVTDDPNVIHSAQAVVLPGVGATADTMASLRHLGIAEVLPAIIAAGTPFLGICVGMQVLLSESEEFGLHSCLNIIQGTVRRLPESAGKIPQIGWNQIHITPPFRDHPLFDGIPNGADVYFVHSYYCAVADESVVAARTDYGLAFPSVIIRNRLAAVQFHPEKSGDYGLRLLANFVRWSGASDSVGAS is encoded by the coding sequence ATGATTGCAGTTATTAATTACGGCGCCGGTAACCTGCCGAACGTCGTGCGCGCATTACAACGAGTCGGCGCCTCGCTGACTGTGACCGATGATCCAAATGTTATTCACTCGGCGCAGGCCGTTGTCTTACCTGGTGTTGGCGCGACCGCCGATACGATGGCAAGTCTGCGTCACCTGGGCATTGCCGAGGTGCTACCGGCCATTATCGCTGCTGGAACGCCATTTCTGGGCATTTGTGTCGGTATGCAAGTCTTACTGAGTGAAAGTGAGGAGTTTGGTCTCCATTCCTGTCTTAACATCATTCAAGGTACCGTGCGCCGTCTTCCCGAAAGCGCCGGCAAGATTCCCCAGATCGGTTGGAATCAAATTCATATCACACCGCCTTTTCGTGACCACCCTCTCTTCGATGGTATTCCCAACGGCGCTGATGTCTACTTTGTGCATTCGTACTACTGTGCCGTTGCCGACGAGTCGGTGGTTGCTGCACGCACCGATTATGGCCTCGCTTTCCCCAGTGTCATTATTCGCAATCGGTTGGCAGCCGTTCAGTTCCATCCAGAAAAAAGTGGCGATTATGGCTTACGCCTGCTAGCCAATTTTGTGCGCTGGAGCGGAGCTTCTGATTCAGTTGGAGCATCATGA
- a CDS encoding histone deacetylase, producing MTTAILTDQRFDLHTWHGHVEQAARLHAIRRAIEADGLLPHLVQLPIRPATETELLAVHNAQMLHRVRQLASYGGGQIDSDTYVTADSWDVALLAAGATICMAEALVEGRCHNAFALVRPPGHHATDFRSMGFCLFNNIAVAARFLLDRYQLQRIAIIDFDVHHGNGTQDIFYRDGRVFFCSTHATPLYPGTGAAYEMGDPRTAAGTTLNVPLPYGTGDRGYDRVFRQLIGPALRRFQPEIILVSAGFDAHWSDPIGPMALSVKGFAQIVQHLLDWANELCQGRIGFVLEGGYSLPALAAGVVATLRLLLGKAPGPDPIGGGDAPEPNIDHIITTLQNQHPLLMHAGYQGVS from the coding sequence ATGACCACAGCTATTTTAACCGATCAGCGATTTGATCTTCACACGTGGCATGGTCACGTCGAACAGGCTGCTCGACTGCACGCCATTCGACGGGCAATCGAGGCTGACGGTTTGTTACCCCATCTCGTTCAATTGCCAATCCGGCCGGCTACCGAGACTGAGTTGCTGGCTGTACACAACGCACAGATGCTGCATCGTGTACGGCAACTCGCCAGTTATGGCGGTGGTCAGATTGACAGTGACACCTACGTTACGGCTGACTCATGGGATGTGGCCCTACTGGCAGCGGGAGCAACGATTTGTATGGCTGAAGCACTGGTAGAAGGACGTTGCCACAACGCCTTTGCGCTGGTGCGACCACCGGGACATCACGCAACTGATTTTCGCTCAATGGGTTTCTGTCTTTTCAATAACATCGCGGTTGCGGCCAGGTTTCTGTTAGACCGCTACCAGCTTCAACGGATCGCGATCATCGATTTCGATGTTCATCACGGCAACGGTACGCAAGACATCTTTTACCGCGATGGACGAGTATTCTTCTGTTCAACGCATGCTACACCCCTCTACCCAGGCACCGGCGCCGCTTACGAGATGGGTGATCCACGCACAGCGGCTGGCACCACGCTCAATGTCCCTCTTCCTTATGGCACCGGCGATAGGGGCTATGATCGCGTCTTTCGGCAGCTCATCGGGCCAGCGCTCCGCAGATTCCAACCGGAAATTATCTTGGTGTCGGCAGGGTTTGATGCCCACTGGAGCGATCCCATCGGGCCGATGGCCCTTTCGGTCAAAGGTTTTGCCCAGATCGTACAACATCTGCTCGACTGGGCCAACGAGTTGTGTCAGGGCCGAATCGGATTTGTGCTCGAAGGCGGGTATAGTCTCCCCGCTCTGGCCGCCGGGGTTGTTGCAACCTTACGTCTGCTGCTTGGGAAGGCGCCCGGACCCGATCCAATTGGTGGCGGAGATGCCCCCGAACCTAACATCGATCACATCATTACGACGTTACAAAACCAGCATCCGTTGTTAATGCATGCCGGGTATCAAGGAGTGTCATGA